A DNA window from Geovibrio ferrireducens contains the following coding sequences:
- a CDS encoding tetratricopeptide repeat protein, protein MGKYTGAFRDFFTGNEGGTVLISGSGGSGKSEVLSALRLMPEVADPSVVSASIDLSLEVNIDSELGLLALRNELIKYYKINFSFFDVAYALYLVRINPNKKLDRDLDLYTNSKIINEVLGVAGAKGNEFVNKLYFTVERGKPAVTEWWKNDGGAELNRLLEETPEAVRRKLTAQWAKDLSLALQGRKCIMTIDSFENIYGENGSGRKQGADRWVKELMALLPGVTFVLSGRELPEWAENEAPEKLCRLETGTFDRDDAAYLLGYYDIKDKKVCDAVFASARGDKLLTTLLAAGLSALKKETGKEPEPDQVEYGAKEIILFYNASSEGREGDMARILSVCRCFNKEVFEYLVYEFLPEGVSFTFSDYCMLPSVSPNIGQDCAALKKPFRDEIYASLNSDQKDNVHYALFNFYLKKIDREKGSFKTYGFYLSFRECFYHAKSALDGEGFVDWFMDSHAKHFSNDKMGFWIHLHGEVVEYLKGLMGLVNPYTALCMEKLAQMYVNVEDYGRAEPLLKRMVNIREKLSGAESQDTVRSRNRLASMYSAKGDYQSAIEMMGKNAEIKSRTEGPDHPETLRYLQKLALLAMKNKDYKTAADIGERSLRLHIQRLGRENQETVKAMGELAAISEMAGDFERACELFKEVLEIREKSLGGGHPETAKSLSQLAYYFYRRGEYDSAEPLFYRALEAKEAQLGGNHPLIAAYCNNLGYIYYCREKYGQAEVMYEKALKIKEKNFGVSHPSTLTGVANLAALKFRKGEMEEAEALFRKVLEQSVNTFGEKSAETATDMANLAYVVSRKGDLAEAETLCRGALNMRDEENPQDMAVNLNNLGDVLFRKGEVDDASDVLEKAYTVAESSFGSAHPLVRRIRANLEKVRDRIH, encoded by the coding sequence ATGGGGAAGTATACTGGTGCTTTCCGTGATTTTTTTACCGGAAATGAAGGCGGTACTGTACTTATCTCAGGCAGCGGCGGCTCCGGCAAGAGTGAGGTTCTCTCCGCTCTGAGACTTATGCCCGAAGTTGCTGATCCGTCCGTGGTTTCAGCTTCCATAGACTTATCCCTTGAGGTCAATATTGACAGTGAGCTTGGGCTGCTTGCCCTGCGCAATGAGCTCATAAAATATTATAAAATCAATTTCAGTTTCTTTGATGTGGCTTATGCGCTGTATCTGGTGCGCATAAACCCGAACAAGAAGCTGGACCGTGATCTGGATTTATACACCAACAGCAAGATAATAAACGAGGTTCTGGGAGTTGCCGGAGCAAAGGGGAACGAGTTTGTAAACAAGCTCTACTTCACAGTGGAAAGAGGCAAACCGGCGGTCACCGAATGGTGGAAGAATGACGGCGGAGCGGAACTCAACAGACTGCTGGAGGAAACGCCGGAGGCTGTCCGCAGAAAGCTGACCGCTCAGTGGGCTAAAGACCTCAGTCTGGCTCTTCAGGGCAGAAAATGTATAATGACCATAGATTCCTTTGAAAATATATACGGTGAGAACGGCTCCGGCAGAAAGCAGGGGGCAGACAGGTGGGTGAAGGAGCTTATGGCTCTTCTGCCCGGTGTAACTTTCGTGCTTTCCGGGCGTGAACTGCCCGAATGGGCGGAGAATGAAGCCCCTGAGAAGCTTTGCAGGCTTGAGACCGGAACCTTTGACAGGGATGATGCCGCATACCTTCTAGGATATTACGATATTAAAGATAAAAAAGTGTGCGATGCCGTTTTTGCTTCCGCAAGGGGGGACAAACTGCTCACCACCCTTCTTGCCGCGGGGCTTTCCGCTCTGAAGAAGGAGACGGGGAAGGAACCGGAGCCGGATCAGGTCGAGTACGGCGCAAAGGAGATCATACTTTTCTACAACGCCTCTTCCGAAGGGCGGGAAGGGGATATGGCGCGCATTCTCTCCGTGTGCCGCTGCTTCAATAAAGAGGTGTTTGAGTACCTTGTTTACGAGTTTCTGCCGGAAGGAGTAAGCTTTACATTCAGCGATTACTGCATGCTCCCGTCTGTCAGCCCGAACATCGGGCAGGACTGCGCGGCTCTCAAAAAGCCTTTCCGGGATGAGATTTACGCATCCCTCAACAGTGACCAGAAAGATAATGTGCATTACGCACTTTTCAACTTTTACCTCAAAAAGATAGACAGGGAAAAAGGCTCTTTTAAGACATACGGCTTTTATCTCAGCTTCCGCGAATGCTTTTACCACGCAAAATCCGCTCTGGACGGTGAAGGCTTTGTGGACTGGTTCATGGATTCCCACGCGAAACATTTTTCCAATGACAAAATGGGCTTCTGGATACACCTCCACGGCGAGGTTGTGGAGTATCTCAAAGGATTGATGGGGCTTGTAAATCCCTACACTGCCCTCTGCATGGAAAAGCTGGCGCAGATGTATGTGAATGTGGAAGATTACGGCAGGGCGGAACCGCTCCTTAAGAGGATGGTGAATATCCGTGAAAAGCTGAGCGGTGCGGAAAGTCAGGACACAGTGCGCAGCCGCAACAGGCTTGCATCCATGTATTCCGCCAAGGGTGACTATCAGTCCGCCATTGAGATGATGGGTAAGAACGCCGAAATAAAATCGCGCACAGAAGGGCCTGATCATCCGGAAACCCTGCGCTATCTCCAGAAGCTTGCGCTTCTTGCCATGAAAAATAAGGACTACAAAACAGCGGCGGATATAGGCGAACGCTCTCTCCGTCTGCATATACAGAGGCTGGGCAGGGAAAATCAGGAGACAGTGAAGGCAATGGGCGAACTGGCCGCCATAAGCGAAATGGCGGGCGATTTTGAACGGGCATGCGAACTGTTTAAGGAAGTCCTTGAAATCAGAGAAAAATCCCTCGGCGGCGGCCACCCTGAAACTGCTAAAAGCCTGAGCCAGCTTGCCTATTACTTTTACAGAAGGGGCGAGTATGATTCTGCTGAACCGCTTTTCTACAGGGCGCTTGAGGCCAAAGAGGCACAGCTCGGCGGCAACCACCCGCTTATTGCCGCCTACTGCAACAACTTAGGCTATATTTACTACTGCCGTGAAAAATACGGCCAAGCAGAGGTTATGTACGAAAAAGCTCTTAAAATAAAAGAGAAAAACTTCGGAGTCTCCCATCCTTCCACCCTTACCGGTGTTGCGAACCTTGCTGCGCTCAAGTTCAGGAAAGGGGAGATGGAAGAGGCGGAAGCTCTTTTCCGCAAAGTTCTGGAGCAGAGTGTAAATACATTCGGCGAGAAATCTGCGGAGACGGCAACGGACATGGCTAACCTTGCCTATGTTGTTTCCCGCAAAGGTGATTTAGCCGAAGCGGAAACTCTGTGCAGAGGCGCACTGAATATGAGAGATGAGGAGAACCCGCAGGATATGGCGGTTAACCTGAACAACCTCGGCGATGTCCTTTTCAGGAAAGGGGAAGTGGATGACGCATCCGATGTTCTGGAAAAGGCTTATACCGTTGCGGAATCATCCTTCGGCAGCGCCCACCCCCTTGTAAGGCGAATCCGGGCTAACCTTGAAAAAGTGCGGGACAGAATCCACTAG